Proteins co-encoded in one Brassica oleracea var. oleracea cultivar TO1000 chromosome C4, BOL, whole genome shotgun sequence genomic window:
- the LOC106339047 gene encoding uncharacterized protein LOC106339047, whose product MSLFLSDKYSKLVSFFEKATSPLNEAKESVTSIAESVGASLTDSARNAVENALSRGIEGAKFLLHVFEEKRTEVSSKHVGAVTNASDGASSSSTVASRDLLVSTDQSGHSI is encoded by the exons ATGTCTCTGTTTCTCTCTGATAAATATTCTAAATTGGTATCTTTCTTCGAGAAGGCCACTTCTCCTCTTAACGAAGCCAAAGAATCGGTTACATCCATTGCAGAATCCGTCGGTGCCTCTCTAACTGATTCT GCAAGAAATGCAGTGGAAAATGCTCTGTCAAGAGGTATAGAAGGAGCTAAATTTTTGCTTCATGTTTTTGAAGAGAAGAGGACTGAAGTTTCGTCCAAGCACGTTGGAGCTGTTACTAATGCTTCTGATGGAGCATCGAGCAGCAGCACCGTGGCAAGCCGAGACCTCCTTGTATCCACAGACCAATCAGGTCACAGTATTTAA